A section of the Veillonella criceti genome encodes:
- a CDS encoding cation diffusion facilitator family transporter, which translates to MQEQLIRWFVKDYDCIKAPAVRTRYGNLTSIVGIVTNLIISLGELIVGFLIGSIAMISDAIHDLADAGGSTISLVSFRFSAKKADQEHPYGHGRIEYLLSIGFSILLFVVAIQLLIESVGRILHPEIVEFSIWALVVMLCAMGLKVWLYSFFKSIGERINSPILKANGLEYLSDVWATLGITLGLVVGGLFQIPVDGYLGAIVSVMIGRAGYHVLADAISRLLGNEPSPEMVKDIANFVKSYPGVLGIHDLMIHDYGPGHVFASIHVEVDAKEDVIKSHSLIDRIERDAQKELYIQLTIHMDPLLVTKESMALYDKIHTVVKAYDEKLSLHDLRAVKSDDKIHVLFDLVVPYSDRQRMDDIAKAIKKILEAMDPTFEITITAEHSYTGDENIHDYN; encoded by the coding sequence ATGCAGGAACAATTAATTCGCTGGTTTGTTAAGGACTATGATTGTATTAAAGCGCCAGCGGTGCGTACGCGCTATGGTAATTTAACAAGTATAGTAGGTATTGTGACCAATTTAATCATTTCGTTAGGTGAATTGATTGTCGGTTTTTTAATAGGCTCAATTGCTATGATTAGTGATGCCATCCATGATTTAGCAGATGCTGGAGGTTCTACTATATCATTAGTAAGCTTTAGATTTTCTGCTAAGAAAGCGGATCAAGAACATCCCTATGGACATGGGCGTATTGAATATTTATTATCCATAGGATTTTCTATACTACTATTTGTGGTGGCGATTCAATTATTAATTGAATCGGTAGGGCGCATTTTGCATCCTGAGATTGTAGAATTTTCTATCTGGGCCTTAGTTGTTATGCTTTGTGCTATGGGCTTAAAAGTTTGGTTATACAGTTTTTTTAAATCGATTGGTGAACGTATTAATTCGCCCATCTTAAAGGCTAATGGTTTAGAATATTTATCTGATGTATGGGCGACGTTAGGAATTACTCTTGGTTTAGTTGTTGGTGGGTTGTTTCAAATTCCCGTTGATGGGTATTTGGGGGCCATTGTTTCAGTTATGATAGGGCGAGCCGGTTATCACGTATTAGCCGATGCTATTAGTCGTTTACTTGGCAATGAGCCAAGTCCTGAAATGGTAAAAGATATTGCAAATTTTGTAAAATCCTATCCTGGAGTTTTGGGGATTCATGATTTAATGATTCATGACTATGGCCCAGGCCATGTATTTGCTAGTATTCATGTGGAAGTAGATGCTAAAGAAGATGTTATCAAAAGCCATAGTTTGATCGATAGAATTGAACGAGATGCACAGAAGGAATTGTATATTCAATTAACAATTCATATGGATCCTTTATTAGTGACTAAAGAGTCAATGGCATTGTATGATAAAATTCATACTGTAGTTAAAGCGTATGATGAAAAGTTGAGTCTTCATGATTTGCGCGCCGTTAAGAGCGATGATAAAATACATGTTTTATTTGATTTGGTCGTACCATATTCAGATAGACAGCGAATGGATGACATTGCCAAAGCCATTAAGAAAATTTTAGAGGCTATGGATCCAACGTTTGAAATTACAATTACTGCTGAACATAGCTATACTGGCGATGAAAATATTCACGATTATAATTAA
- a CDS encoding dihydrolipoyl dehydrogenase family protein: MKTYDIIVVGTGGATIVADAAINKGKKVAIIEKGKFGGTCLTRGCIPTKVMVTVADAVREIEELPKIGVKVQPATIDWNLMSKRVWQKIDESKGVEAYYDKFDNVDLYRGAATFVKDKVLTVAMNTGEVTEEITAPIIVLGVGGHTKVNPIKGLDEAGYMSSESLFGNKYPQKPFKSLVVMGGGPIGTEFAHVFAAAGTKVTLIQHNVRLLPKEDAEISEQIYKDITRLGIDVILNQEPEEVRVENGEKIVVIRDRKTGEIREVRGEEILMASGIKPATEELKLENTSIQTKRGGWIVTNEFLETSVDGVYALGDINGEAPFRHKANYEADILAHNLFYATSPQDFRWARYDLVPAVTFTYPQVGHVGLTEQEALEKGYAVKTGKNFYSSTAKGFAMGFDPGDDNDGFVKIVVDEKTNHILGVHVIGPQASILFQPFVNLLNSGDTPLAPINEEIGSTLTKQLRQEGLVRKMDPHSVITVGETMSPHPTLSEVIMWTQVYYEHRW, encoded by the coding sequence ATGAAGACATATGATATTATTGTTGTTGGTACGGGCGGGGCTACGATTGTAGCTGATGCCGCAATCAACAAGGGTAAGAAAGTAGCTATTATTGAAAAAGGCAAATTTGGTGGTACTTGTTTAACACGTGGCTGTATCCCTACAAAAGTTATGGTTACGGTAGCTGATGCGGTGCGTGAAATTGAAGAATTACCTAAAATCGGTGTCAAGGTACAGCCAGCGACTATTGATTGGAATTTGATGTCAAAACGTGTTTGGCAAAAGATTGATGAAAGCAAAGGCGTAGAAGCTTACTATGATAAATTCGACAATGTTGATTTGTACCGTGGTGCGGCTACGTTTGTAAAAGATAAAGTATTAACAGTAGCGATGAATACAGGGGAAGTAACTGAAGAAATTACAGCCCCTATTATTGTTCTTGGTGTAGGTGGTCATACAAAAGTAAATCCTATTAAAGGATTAGACGAAGCCGGCTACATGAGCAGTGAAAGTTTATTTGGTAATAAATATCCTCAGAAGCCTTTCAAATCGTTAGTTGTTATGGGGGGCGGCCCTATTGGTACTGAATTTGCCCATGTATTTGCTGCCGCAGGTACTAAAGTTACATTAATTCAGCATAATGTACGATTATTACCGAAAGAAGATGCTGAGATTTCTGAGCAAATTTATAAAGATATTACTCGTTTGGGGATTGATGTTATTTTAAATCAAGAACCCGAAGAAGTACGTGTAGAAAATGGTGAAAAAATTGTTGTGATTCGTGACCGTAAAACAGGAGAAATCCGTGAAGTACGGGGCGAAGAAATTCTTATGGCTTCTGGTATTAAACCGGCTACGGAAGAACTTAAACTTGAAAATACATCAATTCAGACTAAACGTGGTGGCTGGATTGTAACGAATGAATTTTTAGAAACATCTGTTGATGGTGTTTATGCGTTAGGGGATATTAACGGAGAAGCACCATTCCGTCATAAAGCTAATTATGAAGCAGATATTTTAGCACATAATTTATTTTATGCGACGAGTCCACAAGATTTTCGTTGGGCTCGTTATGATTTAGTACCAGCGGTAACATTTACTTATCCTCAAGTTGGTCATGTAGGTTTAACTGAACAGGAAGCCTTAGAAAAAGGCTATGCTGTTAAAACAGGGAAGAACTTCTATTCTTCTACGGCCAAAGGGTTTGCTATGGGTTTTGATCCTGGTGATGATAATGATGGATTTGTTAAAATTGTTGTTGATGAGAAGACAAATCATATATTAGGGGTTCATGTGATTGGACCACAAGCTTCTATTTTGTTTCAGCCATTTGTTAATTTGCTCAATAGCGGTGATACACCATTGGCACCAATTAACGAAGAAATTGGCTCTACCTTGACTAAACAGCTTCGTCAGGAAGGCTTAGTTCGTAAAATGGATCCTCATTCCGTAATTACGGTAGGGGAAACGATGTCGCCACATCCAACTTTGTCCGAGGTAATCATGTGGACTCAAGTGTATTATGAGCATCGTTGGTAA
- a CDS encoding NAD(P)/FAD-dependent oxidoreductase: MTVYDIAIVGGGPAGLSAALTARVHNKSVILFEAAGFSDKLRRAHRIDNYPGIMTISGPDFMDQLLEQTLAYEPTIAKERVQSVFIGAPFTIMTDENVYQAKSVILATGVTMSKTVPGERALLGRGVSYCASCDGHFFENKDIAVYINTLAYQQDVELLASLAKTINLYIGGALQLPEEWLANLPKSVIVHAKAIVNSVVGEQKVTAIETNEGTHDVDGVFFLRDSCPPENLVEGVVLDGTSVAVGRNMETNYKGLFAAGDVAGTPLQVAKAVGEGQMAAFGAVAFASVN; the protein is encoded by the coding sequence ATGACCGTATATGATATTGCTATTGTAGGTGGTGGCCCAGCAGGACTTTCGGCAGCGCTCACAGCACGCGTCCATAATAAATCTGTTATTCTTTTTGAAGCAGCTGGATTTAGTGATAAGTTGCGTAGAGCACATCGAATTGATAATTATCCTGGAATAATGACGATTAGTGGGCCAGATTTTATGGATCAATTATTGGAGCAAACTTTGGCTTATGAGCCTACGATTGCAAAAGAACGAGTGCAGTCTGTTTTTATAGGGGCACCGTTTACAATTATGACTGATGAAAATGTATATCAAGCAAAAAGTGTAATTTTGGCAACCGGTGTTACTATGAGCAAAACAGTACCTGGAGAACGGGCTTTATTGGGGCGCGGGGTAAGTTATTGCGCAAGCTGTGATGGTCATTTTTTTGAAAACAAAGATATAGCTGTATATATAAATACGTTAGCGTATCAACAAGATGTAGAATTATTAGCTTCTTTAGCGAAGACAATTAATTTGTATATTGGTGGTGCTTTACAACTGCCAGAGGAGTGGCTAGCTAATCTGCCTAAATCGGTTATTGTTCATGCTAAGGCTATCGTAAATAGTGTAGTAGGTGAACAAAAAGTAACAGCTATTGAAACTAATGAAGGAACTCATGATGTAGATGGGGTCTTTTTCTTAAGGGATTCTTGTCCACCTGAAAATCTTGTTGAAGGGGTTGTATTAGATGGTACCTCAGTAGCTGTTGGACGTAATATGGAAACTAATTATAAAGGTTTATTTGCTGCTGGTGATGTGGCAGGAACTCCTTTACAGGTAGCTAAGGCGGTGGGCGAAGGGCAAATGGCAGCTTTTGGTGCCGTTGCTTTTGCTAGTGTCAATTAG
- a CDS encoding NADPH-dependent oxidoreductase, producing the protein MNPIDVLLNHRTIREFKSSPIPPQQLSILLDVAKRTASSQGMQSFSIIRIVDPAIKAQIAEVCNQEYVARVPELFIFLVDAYRNSRIAREQGVVSDSERDSDRFFQGWTDASLAAQNMVAAAEMGGFGTVYFGSILNNVPKMIEILKLPELTFPMLGLGIGVPNQKPQLKPRMPREANVFDDAYTVFDSYKELLEDYDEEMEQYYDMRDTNRRVDSFTKQIASKKPVLMRQHLIQQAEAQGFKFTDVKN; encoded by the coding sequence ATGAACCCTATTGATGTATTATTAAATCACCGTACCATTAGAGAATTTAAATCTAGTCCAATTCCACCTCAACAATTGAGTATTTTATTGGATGTAGCTAAGCGGACTGCAAGCAGTCAGGGGATGCAAAGCTTTAGTATCATTCGTATTGTTGACCCAGCTATTAAAGCGCAGATTGCAGAGGTATGCAATCAAGAATATGTAGCACGCGTGCCTGAGTTATTTATTTTCTTAGTAGATGCGTATCGCAATTCTCGAATTGCACGGGAACAAGGCGTTGTGAGTGATTCGGAACGTGATAGTGATCGTTTCTTTCAAGGTTGGACTGATGCTAGTTTAGCTGCACAGAATATGGTAGCGGCTGCTGAAATGGGCGGTTTTGGGACGGTTTATTTTGGTAGTATTTTAAATAATGTTCCTAAAATGATTGAAATTTTAAAACTACCAGAACTTACATTCCCTATGTTGGGCTTAGGGATTGGTGTACCTAATCAAAAACCACAATTAAAACCGCGAATGCCTCGTGAAGCGAATGTATTTGATGATGCTTATACTGTATTTGATTCGTATAAAGAATTATTAGAAGATTATGATGAAGAAATGGAACAATATTACGATATGCGTGATACGAATCGTCGTGTTGATTCTTTTACGAAACAAATTGCTAGTAAGAAGCCAGTGCTAATGCGCCAACATTTAATTCAACAAGCAGAAGCACAAGGCTTTAAATTTACAGATGTGAAAAATTAA
- a CDS encoding class I SAM-dependent methyltransferase — protein MDGNTTRQSLQFTNHAEKEVFVQGVFSHIAKHYDLMNSLLSFHQDAYWRRFAVEKLTLEPDMRLLDVACGTGMLTKEALRQVPSLHIEALDFSPEMLAQGEVRLHEAGLLDRVNLVEGDAMNLPYEANSFDCAMSAFALRNVPDIIKTLSEMKRVVKPGGRVVTLELAKPTALGFKQLYYLYFEKILPVLGKLSKDNSSYAWLPESLRRYPHQSKVLEYFNEVGFEAATYYELTGGIVAVHVGIVPEA, from the coding sequence ATGGACGGGAATACAACGAGACAATCGTTACAATTTACAAATCATGCAGAGAAAGAAGTCTTTGTACAGGGCGTATTTTCTCATATTGCAAAACATTATGATTTGATGAATTCATTGTTAAGTTTTCATCAAGATGCATATTGGCGTCGATTTGCTGTAGAAAAATTAACCTTAGAACCTGATATGAGGTTACTAGATGTAGCTTGTGGCACAGGGATGCTTACGAAAGAAGCATTACGTCAAGTACCGTCATTACATATTGAGGCGTTAGATTTTAGCCCTGAAATGTTGGCACAAGGGGAAGTTCGTTTACATGAAGCCGGATTATTAGATCGTGTTAATTTAGTGGAAGGCGATGCTATGAATCTGCCCTATGAAGCTAATAGTTTTGATTGTGCCATGAGTGCTTTTGCACTTCGCAATGTGCCAGATATCATTAAGACACTCAGTGAGATGAAACGTGTTGTTAAGCCGGGCGGCCGAGTGGTTACGCTTGAATTAGCGAAGCCGACAGCTTTAGGGTTTAAGCAATTGTATTATTTATATTTTGAAAAGATATTGCCTGTGTTAGGGAAACTAAGTAAAGACAATTCTTCATATGCTTGGCTACCAGAATCCTTACGTCGTTATCCTCATCAATCTAAAGTATTGGAATACTTTAATGAAGTAGGATTTGAGGCGGCTACTTATTACGAATTAACTGGTGGTATTGTAGCTGTTCATGTTGGGATAGTACCAGAGGCATAG
- the sstT gene encoding serine/threonine transporter SstT, which translates to MKQILQVFNRVPLIYQIMIGLVIGIGISLVSPDIGKDLSLLGIIFVGALKGIAPLLVFFLVIAAVCRHKAGQSSGMKKIITMYMIGMFLSALIAVFASFLFPTTLHLTNIAQDTKAPEGIAEVLITLLKNIVDNPLHAIMTGNYIGILGWSIVIGFALRHAKEEIKETFVGISEAITTVVQWVIRLAPFGIMGLVAESIATNGIEALLEYAVLLGTLLGSMFFVALVINPIIVFAVMKRNPFPLTFKCLRESGITAFFTRSSAANIPVNMNMAKRLGLSPDLYSIAIPLGATINMAGAAITITIMTLAAVNTLQIPVDISTAILLSIIATIGSCGASGVAGGSLLLIPLACSLFGISNDIAMQVVGVGFIIGVLQDSTETALNSSTDILFVAAADFAKNGYPENLEEGRITPLKTELAE; encoded by the coding sequence ATGAAACAAATATTGCAGGTATTCAACCGAGTCCCCTTAATCTATCAAATTATGATTGGCTTAGTCATTGGTATTGGTATTTCCCTGGTGAGTCCAGATATAGGCAAAGATTTATCTCTATTAGGTATTATTTTTGTAGGTGCCTTAAAAGGTATTGCTCCTTTATTAGTATTTTTCTTAGTTATTGCCGCTGTATGTCGCCACAAAGCAGGCCAAAGCTCTGGTATGAAAAAAATCATTACCATGTACATGATAGGTATGTTCTTATCAGCGTTAATCGCCGTTTTTGCAAGTTTCCTCTTTCCTACAACCCTACATTTAACAAACATAGCACAAGATACCAAAGCACCAGAAGGGATTGCTGAAGTATTAATTACATTACTAAAAAATATTGTAGATAATCCACTTCATGCTATTATGACAGGTAACTATATTGGTATTCTTGGTTGGTCTATAGTAATTGGCTTTGCCCTTCGTCATGCCAAAGAAGAAATTAAGGAAACGTTCGTTGGTATTTCTGAGGCCATTACCACTGTAGTTCAGTGGGTTATTCGCTTAGCACCTTTTGGGATTATGGGCTTAGTGGCTGAATCGATTGCTACTAATGGCATTGAAGCATTACTCGAATATGCTGTATTACTAGGAACTTTACTTGGTAGTATGTTCTTCGTAGCTTTAGTAATAAATCCAATCATTGTATTTGCTGTTATGAAACGGAATCCATTTCCACTTACTTTTAAATGCTTACGCGAATCCGGTATTACTGCTTTCTTTACCCGTAGTTCCGCTGCTAACATTCCTGTAAACATGAATATGGCAAAACGCTTAGGGCTTTCCCCAGATTTATATTCTATTGCTATTCCACTAGGAGCTACTATCAATATGGCTGGGGCTGCAATTACAATTACAATTATGACTTTAGCCGCTGTTAATACCTTACAGATTCCAGTAGATATTAGCACTGCTATTTTATTAAGTATCATTGCCACAATTGGATCTTGCGGAGCTTCTGGTGTAGCTGGTGGTTCTCTTCTATTAATTCCATTGGCATGTAGTTTATTTGGTATTTCAAATGACATTGCCATGCAAGTAGTTGGTGTTGGTTTTATCATTGGTGTTTTACAAGATTCTACAGAAACAGCTCTTAACTCCTCTACTGATATTCTCTTTGTAGCCGCTGCTGATTTTGCTAAAAACGGGTATCCAGAAAATTTAGAAGAAGGACGTATAACACCTTTAAAAACAGAACTTGCTGAATAA
- a CDS encoding SIMPL domain-containing protein, with the protein MKLQFKKTVTRGLLIAALAAGFTGSALAASPADTGSQIHVSGTATRSVAPNYALLRLGITSEASTVAAAKTTNDRVMSDLISRLTNLGISKNLIQTSNFSVSPRNEYRPTNSGEQKEKITSYVISNTVTVRINDLNKISQAIDNAVAAGANNIQSLSFQADVDQSLTDQLTAEAVKNGRHQAEVIASALGQQLGSIKDASVGSTNTYTMENTSLRMYKMADAALSTSTPVEQGDITVSKDVDLTFYVY; encoded by the coding sequence ATGAAACTTCAATTCAAAAAAACTGTAACTCGTGGTCTTTTAATTGCTGCTTTAGCCGCTGGCTTTACTGGTTCAGCCTTAGCTGCGTCCCCTGCTGACACTGGCTCACAAATCCATGTTAGCGGTACCGCTACACGTTCGGTAGCCCCTAATTATGCCTTACTTCGCTTAGGTATTACTAGCGAAGCTTCTACAGTAGCAGCCGCTAAAACTACTAATGACCGTGTTATGAGTGATTTAATTTCTCGCCTAACTAATCTTGGCATTAGTAAAAATTTGATTCAAACATCTAATTTCTCTGTATCCCCTCGTAATGAGTATCGCCCAACAAATTCTGGAGAACAAAAAGAAAAAATTACTTCCTATGTGATTTCTAATACAGTAACTGTACGTATTAATGATTTAAATAAAATTAGTCAAGCAATTGACAATGCTGTCGCTGCTGGTGCTAACAATATCCAATCGCTAAGCTTCCAAGCTGATGTAGACCAAAGTTTAACCGATCAACTAACGGCTGAAGCTGTTAAAAATGGTCGCCATCAAGCAGAAGTGATTGCCAGTGCCTTAGGCCAACAATTAGGAAGTATTAAAGATGCTTCCGTAGGTTCTACTAATACCTACACTATGGAAAATACCTCTTTGCGTATGTACAAAATGGCTGATGCAGCGCTTAGCACTTCTACCCCAGTAGAGCAAGGAGATATTACTGTAAGTAAAGATGTAGATCTTACTTTCTACGTATACTAA
- the hutH gene encoding histidine ammonia-lyase: MIKTVKSIKEVVLTGNDLTLAELMAVARYDAKVVLPESTIENIKASRAIVDNIVNSNAVVYGITTGFGSLCRVHISKEDCSQLQENLIRTHACGFGKPFSREATRAMMLIRANALVKGYSGIRLETLETLIEMINKGVHPYIPEKGSLGASGDLAPLSHMVLPMLGLGDAEYEGTVVPGKEAMAKAGIPIIALEAKEGLALINGTPVLTAAGALALWEGLCLLKLSDIAAALSAEAMRGIINAYDERIHTIRPHKGQLDTARNMRELLKGSTSVTQQGELRVQDPYSLRCVPQVHGASKDALAFVKEKVDIEINSVTDNPIILPDGDVISGGNFHGQPMALPFDFLGIGLAEIADISERRLERLLNNSLSGFPSFLVKHSGLNSGFMITQYAAAALVSENKVLAHPASVDSIPSCENQEDLVSMGAHAARKAGEIADNVRRVVATEILAACQAIDLREDEFKLGVGTAAAYEAVRASNKFIDYDKDIEMFKELEKITAIVADGTLLEAVEEVVTLEI; encoded by the coding sequence ATGATTAAAACAGTTAAATCTATTAAAGAAGTTGTATTAACAGGCAATGATTTAACGTTAGCAGAGTTAATGGCTGTTGCGCGTTATGATGCAAAAGTAGTATTACCAGAATCCACGATTGAAAATATTAAAGCATCGCGAGCAATTGTTGATAATATTGTGAATAGTAATGCTGTGGTCTACGGGATTACAACGGGCTTTGGTTCTTTATGTCGTGTTCATATTTCAAAAGAAGATTGTTCACAATTACAGGAAAATTTGATTCGTACGCATGCGTGTGGTTTTGGCAAACCATTTAGTCGTGAAGCAACTCGTGCCATGATGTTAATTCGCGCTAACGCACTAGTAAAAGGTTATTCTGGGATTCGTCTAGAAACGCTAGAAACTTTAATTGAAATGATTAATAAAGGTGTTCATCCGTATATTCCAGAAAAAGGGTCCTTAGGTGCTTCTGGCGATTTGGCGCCTCTATCTCATATGGTATTGCCAATGTTAGGTCTAGGCGATGCTGAATATGAAGGGACTGTTGTTCCTGGTAAAGAAGCTATGGCAAAGGCTGGAATCCCTATTATTGCCTTAGAAGCTAAAGAAGGATTGGCGCTTATCAATGGTACGCCTGTATTAACAGCTGCTGGTGCTTTAGCTCTTTGGGAAGGCTTATGTCTCTTAAAATTAAGTGATATTGCAGCGGCCCTGTCGGCTGAAGCGATGCGTGGTATTATTAATGCCTATGATGAACGTATTCATACGATTCGTCCGCACAAAGGGCAACTTGATACAGCGCGTAATATGCGAGAATTATTGAAAGGGAGTACCTCGGTTACACAACAGGGTGAACTTCGCGTTCAAGATCCTTATTCTTTACGCTGTGTACCACAAGTGCATGGAGCTTCTAAAGATGCATTAGCTTTTGTTAAAGAAAAAGTTGACATTGAAATTAACTCTGTAACAGATAATCCTATTATTTTACCTGATGGTGATGTAATCTCCGGTGGTAACTTCCATGGGCAACCAATGGCCTTGCCATTTGACTTTTTAGGAATTGGACTTGCTGAAATTGCAGACATTTCAGAACGTCGTTTAGAACGTTTGCTCAATAATTCCTTAAGTGGCTTCCCATCCTTCCTAGTTAAACATTCTGGTTTAAATTCAGGCTTTATGATTACCCAATACGCAGCAGCTGCTTTAGTAAGTGAAAATAAAGTATTAGCACATCCAGCTTCTGTTGACTCGATTCCATCTTGTGAAAACCAAGAAGATTTAGTAAGTATGGGGGCTCATGCAGCTCGCAAAGCAGGTGAAATTGCGGATAATGTTCGTCGTGTAGTTGCGACTGAAATTTTAGCGGCTTGCCAAGCTATTGATCTTCGTGAAGATGAATTTAAACTTGGGGTTGGTACCGCAGCTGCTTATGAAGCAGTGCGTGCTAGCAATAAATTCATTGATTATGATAAAGACATTGAAATGTTTAAAGAATTAGAAAAAATTACGGCTATCGTAGCTGATGGCACTTTATTGGAAGCTGTAGAAGAGGTAGTGACACTCGAAATTTAA